The following are encoded together in the Pirellulales bacterium genome:
- a CDS encoding acetyl-CoA carboxylase carboxyltransferase subunit alpha: MHHRLAFERPIDELETRLAKLETQPDGSTDSVEEVRRLRRELAETKKRVYSQLGAWETVQVARHDDRPRTRDYLDLILDEFVELHGDKTFGDDRAMLTGFGKLDQYKALIVGHQKGKTLKERQECNYGCAHPEGYRKALAKMKLAAKYRMPVICFIDTPGAYPGIGAEERGQAQVIATSMLEMSRLPTPIICVVIGEGGSGGALGIGVGDKVAMLEHAYYSVISPEGCAGILWKSPKYAEQAAQALRMTSKDLLRLGVIDDAIEEPLGGAHRDHHQMAARLKMYLIKSIRELIGQPNDSLLAARYQKFRRIGAFIESPAS, encoded by the coding sequence ATGCACCACCGGCTCGCCTTCGAGCGGCCCATCGACGAACTGGAAACCCGCCTGGCCAAGCTGGAGACGCAGCCCGACGGCTCGACGGATTCGGTGGAAGAAGTCCGGCGTTTGCGACGCGAACTGGCCGAAACCAAAAAGCGCGTCTATAGCCAGCTCGGCGCCTGGGAAACGGTGCAAGTTGCCCGGCACGACGACCGCCCACGGACCAGAGACTATCTCGACCTGATCCTCGACGAGTTCGTCGAGCTGCACGGCGACAAGACCTTCGGCGACGACCGGGCGATGCTCACCGGGTTCGGCAAGCTCGATCAATACAAGGCGCTGATCGTCGGCCACCAGAAAGGCAAGACGCTCAAAGAGCGGCAGGAGTGCAACTATGGCTGCGCTCATCCGGAGGGCTATCGCAAAGCGCTGGCCAAGATGAAGCTGGCCGCCAAATATCGCATGCCGGTCATCTGCTTCATCGATACGCCGGGTGCCTATCCCGGCATCGGCGCCGAAGAGCGCGGCCAGGCCCAGGTGATCGCCACCTCGATGCTGGAAATGTCGCGACTGCCCACTCCGATTATCTGCGTCGTCATCGGCGAGGGCGGTTCGGGCGGCGCCCTGGGGATCGGCGTGGGCGACAAAGTGGCGATGCTCGAGCACGCCTACTACTCGGTGATCAGCCCCGAAGGGTGTGCGGGCATCCTGTGGAAAAGCCCCAAGTACGCCGAGCAGGCGGCGCAGGCGTTGCGAATGACTTCCAAGGATCTGCTGCGGCTGGGTGTGATCGACGACGCGATTGAGGAGCCGCTGGGCGGCGCGCATCGCGACCATCATCAGATGGCGGCCCGGCTGAAGATGTATTTGATCAAGAGCATTCGCGAGCTGATCGGCCAGCCGAACGATTCGTTGCTCGCCGCGCGGTATCAGAAGTTCCGGCGCATCGGGGCCTTTATCGAGTCGCCGGCATCGTGA
- a CDS encoding aspartate-semialdehyde dehydrogenase — MYESIAVIGATGAVGGIIIRLLEERKFPFKTIKFLASKRSAGKTITFQGTSHPVEELRPEAFEGVELAIGSTPDEVARDFAPWAVQRGCVVVDESGYWRMDPNVPLVIPEVNPQAAFEHQGIIASPNCSTTQMVVAIKPLHDAARVKRVVVSTYQATSGAGVAGQRDLEQGTRSHIERRDYQYETFAHPIAFNLIPQIGSLKQQGYTSEEMKMVYETRKIIGDDSIQICPTCVRVPVSNCHSESILVETERKLTVAEARELFAAMPGVVVVDDLAAKQYPMPLSCDDRDEVFIGRIREDLSSPNGIAFWCVSDNLRKGAATNAVQIAELLVRRKAEGKRQKAEVGAG, encoded by the coding sequence GTGTACGAGTCGATTGCCGTTATCGGCGCCACGGGGGCGGTGGGGGGAATCATTATCCGCTTGCTCGAAGAGCGGAAGTTCCCGTTCAAAACAATAAAATTCCTGGCGTCCAAGCGGTCGGCGGGCAAAACGATCACGTTCCAAGGCACGTCGCACCCGGTCGAAGAATTGCGGCCCGAAGCGTTCGAAGGCGTCGAGCTGGCGATCGGCAGCACGCCGGACGAAGTGGCCCGCGATTTTGCCCCCTGGGCCGTCCAGCGCGGCTGTGTGGTGGTCGATGAGAGCGGCTACTGGCGGATGGATCCCAACGTGCCGCTGGTCATTCCGGAAGTGAACCCCCAGGCGGCCTTCGAGCATCAGGGCATCATCGCCAGCCCGAACTGCTCGACCACGCAGATGGTCGTGGCCATCAAGCCGCTGCACGACGCCGCCCGTGTGAAACGCGTGGTGGTAAGCACCTATCAGGCCACCAGCGGGGCGGGCGTCGCCGGGCAACGCGACCTGGAGCAGGGCACCCGCAGCCACATCGAGCGACGCGACTATCAGTATGAAACGTTCGCCCATCCGATCGCCTTCAATCTCATTCCGCAAATCGGCTCGCTGAAGCAGCAGGGCTATACGTCGGAAGAGATGAAGATGGTTTACGAGACGCGCAAAATCATCGGGGACGACTCGATCCAGATTTGCCCGACCTGCGTGCGCGTGCCGGTGAGCAACTGCCACAGCGAAAGCATTTTGGTGGAGACCGAGCGGAAGCTGACCGTGGCCGAGGCCCGCGAGCTGTTCGCGGCCATGCCCGGCGTGGTGGTGGTCGATGACTTGGCGGCCAAGCAGTATCCGATGCCGCTCTCTTGCGACGACCGTGACGAAGTGTTCATCGGCCGCATCCGCGAAGACCTGTCGAGCCCCAATGGCATCGCGTTCTGGTGCGTGAGCGACAATTTGCGGAAAGGCGCGGCCACGAATGCCGTGCAGATCGCCGAGTTGCTCGTTCGCCGGAAGGCAGAAGGCAAAAGGCAGAAGGCAGAAGTCGGGGCAGGGTAG
- a CDS encoding serine/threonine-protein kinase — protein sequence MALAGQQYIGPYRLLNMVNRGQTTQVWAAIDDRTQTKRAVKVLLADFRNREHLAYMKNEFLVGRALDHERVIHIYEHGVHQKVPYLVMEFFPYPNMKDIIQRVVDQQRVLEQVAFMIPTIIERAAAGLAYFNDQGWVHRDVKPDNFLVNLDGEVKLIDFALAVRQKKGLGKLLARRTKVQGTRSYMSPEQIRGKPLGVEADVYSFGCTVFHLLAARPPYTGASSSDLLNKHLASPIPLIEAQNRNVNPAFSEVLQLMMAKRPEKRLPNLNEFLRHLKVTPVFKEPPAVPAAARA from the coding sequence GTGGCACTCGCTGGCCAGCAATACATCGGTCCGTACCGCCTGCTGAACATGGTCAATCGCGGACAAACGACCCAGGTGTGGGCGGCCATCGACGACCGCACGCAGACGAAGCGCGCCGTCAAGGTGCTGCTGGCCGACTTTCGCAACCGCGAACACCTGGCTTACATGAAGAACGAGTTCCTGGTCGGCCGGGCCCTCGACCACGAACGAGTCATCCATATCTACGAGCACGGCGTCCACCAGAAGGTTCCGTATCTGGTGATGGAGTTCTTTCCGTATCCGAACATGAAAGACATCATCCAGCGGGTCGTCGATCAGCAGCGCGTGCTGGAACAAGTGGCGTTCATGATCCCGACGATCATCGAGCGGGCAGCCGCGGGGCTGGCCTACTTCAACGATCAAGGCTGGGTGCATCGGGATGTGAAGCCCGACAATTTTCTGGTGAACCTCGACGGCGAAGTCAAGCTGATCGACTTCGCCCTGGCGGTGCGGCAGAAAAAGGGCCTGGGCAAATTGCTGGCGCGAAGGACCAAAGTCCAGGGCACGCGCAGCTATATGTCGCCCGAACAGATTCGGGGCAAGCCGCTGGGCGTGGAGGCCGACGTTTACAGTTTCGGCTGCACGGTGTTTCACCTGCTGGCTGCCCGGCCCCCGTATACCGGGGCATCGAGCAGCGACCTGTTGAACAAGCACCTGGCGTCGCCGATTCCGCTGATCGAGGCCCAAAACCGCAACGTGAACCCGGCGTTCTCCGAGGTCCTGCAGTTGATGATGGCCAAACGGCCCGAAAAACGGCTGCCGAATCTGAACGAGTTTCTGCGTCATCTGAAAGTGACGCCGGTGTTCAAGGAACCGCCGGCCGTGCCCGCCGCGGCGCGGGCGTGA
- the truA gene encoding tRNA pseudouridine(38-40) synthase TruA, translating into MRTIKLTLAYDGTAYAGWQVQPGQRTLQETLEAALATITGETVRVTASGRTDAGVHALAQVVSFDTQSTLSADVFQRALNAELPHDMAVLNAADAPPGFHAIRDAVRKRYRYVLDDAPVPDVFRRHYAWHYRQRLDADTMRRAAQGLLGTHDFRSFETGWPQRTSSVRTIFDLSVRRGLFGDDELIAVEVEADGFLYNMVRAIVGTLVEVGRGTRPEDWPVEVLAAQDRRVAGMTAPPHGLFLLRVEYNQNEAEG; encoded by the coding sequence GTGCGCACGATCAAGCTGACGCTGGCCTACGACGGCACCGCATACGCCGGCTGGCAGGTGCAGCCGGGACAGCGGACGTTGCAAGAAACGCTGGAGGCGGCACTGGCCACGATCACCGGCGAGACGGTCCGTGTCACCGCCAGCGGAAGAACCGATGCCGGAGTGCATGCGCTCGCGCAAGTTGTGAGCTTCGATACGCAATCGACTCTATCGGCCGACGTATTTCAACGGGCACTCAACGCCGAGTTGCCCCACGATATGGCCGTGCTTAACGCGGCTGACGCCCCGCCGGGCTTTCATGCCATTCGTGACGCTGTTCGCAAGCGATATCGCTACGTGCTCGATGACGCCCCGGTGCCCGACGTCTTTCGCCGGCATTATGCCTGGCACTATCGCCAGCGGCTCGACGCCGACACTATGCGCCGCGCCGCCCAAGGTCTGCTGGGCACGCACGACTTTCGCAGCTTCGAGACCGGCTGGCCGCAACGCACCAGCAGCGTCCGCACGATCTTCGACCTGTCTGTTCGCCGCGGCCTGTTCGGCGATGACGAGTTGATCGCCGTCGAAGTCGAGGCCGATGGTTTCCTCTATAACATGGTCCGGGCGATCGTCGGCACGTTGGTCGAAGTCGGCCGCGGCACGCGGCCTGAAGACTGGCCCGTGGAAGTGCTTGCCGCACAGGACCGCCGCGTCGCCGGCATGACCGCGCCCCCGCACGGTCTTTTTCTGCTGCGCGTGGAGTACAATCAGAACGAGGCAGAAGGATGA
- a CDS encoding XcyI family restriction endonuclease, with protein sequence MGKADFHQQLLASDEFARCSLRATFFVRRLRGLRLWEAIQEVQRLVAVSSGFVWDERGAWGIETVAWDYVANRQMNPLLIFCHPRVISEQPRLLLYYRTLALLSQKGLKSLVGADVARLEAGKTERLDPEWLKKLVLAINSILSAMIVGSADIEPRDLAGFQFASAGSTIQGSWNNSVGSEGEAAVKTILLNWLRAEIAQIVWRDNTSVAYTEDSHAALIDRIAEIRVVRLKQGYHLIFSNEPDISLRDPSDLPVLAIEVKAGTDPAGALERLGAAMKSFENDRNLNPRVQTVYVVRCMTPELRKRISQGGFFDQTFGLSELLSDQRSQQTFANLVLRSVLGKKRR encoded by the coding sequence ATGGGCAAGGCCGATTTTCACCAGCAGCTTCTGGCATCGGACGAATTTGCCCGTTGCAGCTTGCGGGCAACTTTCTTCGTGCGCCGCTTGCGAGGCCTCCGACTATGGGAAGCAATCCAGGAGGTTCAGCGCCTCGTCGCGGTCAGCAGCGGCTTTGTCTGGGACGAACGCGGTGCGTGGGGCATCGAGACAGTCGCGTGGGACTACGTCGCGAACCGACAAATGAACCCACTGCTTATCTTTTGCCATCCGCGCGTTATTTCGGAGCAGCCGCGATTGCTCCTGTATTACCGCACGTTGGCCCTACTCTCGCAAAAAGGCTTGAAATCACTCGTCGGTGCAGACGTTGCCCGTCTTGAGGCAGGGAAGACCGAACGGCTGGACCCCGAATGGTTGAAGAAGCTGGTCCTCGCGATCAACAGCATCCTTTCGGCCATGATTGTCGGCTCGGCCGATATCGAGCCTCGTGATTTGGCCGGCTTCCAATTCGCAAGCGCCGGCTCGACGATTCAAGGATCGTGGAACAATTCGGTGGGGTCGGAGGGAGAAGCGGCCGTCAAAACGATCCTTTTGAACTGGCTACGAGCCGAGATTGCACAAATCGTATGGCGAGATAATACCTCAGTCGCGTACACCGAAGATTCACATGCCGCGTTAATCGACCGGATCGCTGAGATTCGTGTCGTCAGGCTCAAGCAAGGCTACCACCTGATCTTTTCAAACGAGCCGGACATTTCGCTTCGCGATCCATCTGATTTGCCCGTCCTAGCGATTGAGGTCAAGGCCGGTACCGACCCGGCCGGAGCATTGGAGCGCCTCGGAGCGGCGATGAAATCGTTTGAGAACGACCGGAACCTTAACCCGCGCGTGCAAACGGTTTATGTCGTTCGCTGCATGACCCCGGAACTGCGAAAACGAATCAGCCAGGGCGGCTTCTTCGATCAAACCTTCGGCCTGTCCGAACTTTTGTCAGATCAACGCTCTCAGCAGACATTCGCGAACCTTGTCTTGCGCTCGGTATTGGGAAAGAAGCGGCGATAA
- a CDS encoding DUF2442 domain-containing protein: protein MHATAKSDPRIMTIEVTDDEITAQLVDGRRISVPLVWSWRLTNATPEQRKNYEIIGSGEGVHWPDVDEDISARGMLHGVPARPPKAASPSAGS, encoded by the coding sequence ATGCATGCTACGGCGAAGAGCGATCCTCGCATCATGACGATCGAAGTCACCGATGACGAGATTACCGCCCAGCTCGTCGACGGGCGAAGAATCAGCGTGCCGCTGGTTTGGTCCTGGCGTTTGACCAATGCCACACCAGAGCAGCGCAAGAACTACGAGATCATCGGTTCGGGCGAGGGTGTGCATTGGCCAGACGTTGACGAAGACATCAGTGCCCGAGGCATGCTGCACGGCGTTCCCGCGCGGCCGCCCAAGGCCGCATCGCCTTCGGCAGGAAGTTGA
- a CDS encoding GxxExxY protein, whose amino-acid sequence MLDWLAACPLFPLLPSVQKGVAVTHAVFEKADRLSREAIGAAIEVHRILGPGLLESIYEKCLLREFELRGIPVVNQRHVRIEYKGLVFSEELKFDLLVDGVLLLELKAVQEVLPVHKAQLLSHMKLLDVPLGLVLNFHEIKLVDGLSRMILPGANQDG is encoded by the coding sequence GTGCTAGATTGGCTGGCTGCTTGTCCTTTGTTTCCTCTGTTACCTTCTGTTCAAAAAGGAGTGGCCGTAACGCATGCCGTATTTGAAAAAGCCGACAGACTGAGCCGGGAGGCAATCGGAGCAGCGATCGAAGTGCATCGCATCTTGGGGCCGGGGCTGTTGGAGAGCATTTACGAAAAATGCCTGCTGCGAGAGTTCGAACTCCGCGGCATCCCGGTAGTCAACCAGCGACACGTCCGGATCGAATATAAGGGCCTCGTGTTCAGCGAAGAGTTGAAGTTCGACCTCCTTGTCGACGGGGTGCTGCTGCTGGAGCTCAAGGCCGTTCAGGAAGTATTGCCCGTCCACAAGGCGCAACTCCTGAGCCACATGAAATTGCTTGACGTGCCGCTCGGGCTTGTGCTGAATTTCCACGAGATAAAGCTTGTGGACGGCCTGTCTCGGATGATCCTGCCTGGCGCGAATCAGGATGGATGA
- a CDS encoding DUF6134 family protein, which yields MKARSPRASTIAVCCLTLAGWGASPARGQTVVTEELREFDILVKDKPAGKNTIRISDLDDGTTRVATEVDVKLNYLVYVYRYEFRGRETWRGERLLSTENHATDDGKTFEVRAQSDAGGFRVQANGRSRAEPIIDMTTNYWRAPDLKQDRGFAFMNADRGTIHRAKVERLAPESLALGPRSVACSHYRFSGDVQAELWFDGQNRIVRQKSIEDGYPTELRLTRVTRETPVTAQRSPPRSSLR from the coding sequence ATGAAAGCTCGCTCTCCACGCGCGTCGACGATCGCAGTCTGTTGCCTGACCCTGGCCGGTTGGGGCGCCTCGCCGGCGCGCGGTCAGACCGTTGTAACCGAGGAGCTCCGCGAGTTCGATATCCTCGTGAAAGACAAGCCCGCGGGCAAGAACACCATCCGCATCAGCGATCTCGACGACGGAACCACGCGCGTCGCCACCGAAGTCGACGTCAAACTCAACTACCTGGTGTACGTTTATCGCTACGAGTTTCGGGGCCGGGAGACGTGGCGCGGCGAGCGGTTGCTTTCGACCGAAAACCACGCCACCGACGACGGCAAGACGTTCGAAGTCCGCGCGCAGAGCGACGCCGGAGGCTTTCGAGTGCAGGCCAATGGCCGCAGCCGGGCGGAGCCGATCATCGACATGACCACCAATTACTGGCGCGCGCCCGACCTGAAACAGGACCGCGGGTTCGCCTTCATGAACGCCGACCGCGGAACCATCCATCGGGCCAAGGTCGAGCGGCTCGCCCCCGAGTCACTCGCGCTCGGTCCGCGGTCCGTGGCCTGCTCGCATTATCGCTTCAGCGGCGACGTGCAGGCGGAGCTGTGGTTTGACGGGCAGAACCGGATCGTGCGGCAGAAGTCGATCGAAGACGGCTACCCGACGGAACTGCGGTTGACGCGCGTCACTCGCGAGACGCCCGTTACCGCGCAACGCAGTCCGCCGCGCTCCTCGTTGCGCTGA
- a CDS encoding CvpA family protein has translation MQSYDLAMIAVLLGATLWGLYKGMARQVASLASLAASYFIALRFSPVLAPYLGKQEPLNRFLAMLLIYLATSLAVWLMFRKISQAIDRAQLKEFDRQVGGLLGAAKGVLLCVAITFFAVSLSVRGRDAVLASRSGVYIARLLQQADPIMPKEMHAVLDPYLHQLQRQLDPRGARSVPLGTGSFERSHRPMVAR, from the coding sequence ATGCAATCCTATGATCTGGCGATGATCGCCGTGCTGCTCGGGGCAACGCTATGGGGCTTGTACAAAGGCATGGCCCGCCAGGTCGCGTCGCTGGCTTCGTTGGCGGCCAGCTATTTCATCGCGCTCCGCTTCAGCCCCGTCTTGGCGCCGTACCTCGGCAAGCAAGAACCGCTGAATCGTTTCCTCGCCATGCTGCTCATCTATCTGGCGACCTCGCTGGCCGTCTGGTTGATGTTCCGCAAGATATCGCAAGCCATCGACCGCGCGCAGCTCAAGGAGTTCGATCGCCAGGTGGGCGGACTGCTGGGCGCGGCCAAGGGCGTGCTGCTCTGCGTGGCGATCACCTTTTTCGCCGTCTCGCTTTCGGTCCGTGGACGCGACGCAGTGCTCGCCTCGCGGTCGGGCGTCTATATCGCGCGGCTCTTGCAACAGGCCGACCCCATCATGCCCAAGGAAATGCACGCGGTGCTCGATCCGTACTTGCACCAGCTCCAGCGGCAACTCGATCCCCGCGGCGCGCGCAGCGTGCCGCTGGGAACAGGCAGCTTCGAGCGGTCTCATCGCCCGATGGTCGCTCGCTGA
- a CDS encoding type II toxin-antitoxin system VapC family toxin: MKPTVYIETSIIGYLASRPSRDLITAANQQMTHEWWHDHRGRYDIFISQAVIKECSAGDPVAAQERLRLLVGISHLELTKPVRKLARRLIGRTLLPEKARVDALHIAVSAVHGIEYLLTWNCTHMANAELRSRIDEACVASGFAAPKICTPQELMGA; the protein is encoded by the coding sequence ATGAAGCCGACGGTTTATATCGAGACGTCGATCATTGGCTATCTCGCGTCGCGGCCGAGCCGGGACTTGATCACCGCCGCCAACCAGCAAATGACGCACGAGTGGTGGCACGACCATCGCGGCCGGTACGATATTTTCATCTCCCAAGCTGTGATCAAGGAATGCAGTGCAGGCGATCCGGTGGCCGCGCAAGAGCGGCTCCGCCTACTCGTCGGGATTTCGCATCTTGAACTGACAAAGCCGGTGCGGAAGTTAGCGCGGCGTTTGATCGGTCGCACGTTGCTTCCCGAAAAAGCAAGAGTCGACGCATTGCACATCGCTGTTTCCGCTGTCCACGGCATCGAGTATTTGCTAACTTGGAATTGTACGCACATGGCGAATGCCGAGTTGCGTAGCCGCATTGACGAAGCATGCGTGGCTTCAGGTTTTGCGGCGCCTAAGATTTGCACGCCGCAAGAATTAATGGGAGCGTAA
- a CDS encoding beta-ketoacyl-[acyl-carrier-protein] synthase family protein, translating into MIDRPQIWITGVGALCALGTGFDEISTNLLAGKSGIRAVTDFDVAEHPCRIAGQVQPPPPPPMLDAALYERLTPLEQCMASCCLQALVDADLWVRRQELRIGLILGVAAEWMSRWDCDSRRGGRLICQPNAGRRPAIEMTLELLGLACPAITVSAACASGNQALGLACHWLETGWADVCLAGACDMGVTPYSMASFGNLRALSRRNDEPTAAARPFDADRDGMVLGEGGAVFVLERADDVRTGGRKVYAELSGVGMTSDAHHLVSPNPDPTQAVAAIRQALSYARVDAADIDYINAHATGTPVGDACEARMLHAVLGPHVAKTAVSSTKSVTGHLLGAAAAIEALACLTAIRHGALPPTVNLDRPDPECQLDHVANTAREQKVRVAVSNSFGFGGHNTALVLKAA; encoded by the coding sequence ATGATCGACCGCCCGCAAATCTGGATCACCGGCGTCGGCGCGCTCTGCGCGCTGGGCACAGGCTTTGACGAGATTTCCACCAACCTGCTGGCCGGCAAGAGCGGCATCCGCGCCGTGACCGACTTCGACGTGGCCGAGCATCCGTGCCGCATCGCCGGGCAAGTCCAACCACCTCCGCCGCCGCCCATGCTCGACGCGGCCCTCTACGAGCGCCTGACTCCGCTTGAACAGTGCATGGCCTCGTGTTGCCTGCAAGCGCTCGTCGACGCCGATCTTTGGGTGCGACGGCAGGAGTTGAGAATTGGCCTGATCCTCGGCGTGGCAGCCGAATGGATGTCGCGCTGGGACTGCGATTCGCGCCGGGGCGGCCGGTTGATCTGCCAGCCTAACGCCGGCCGGCGCCCTGCGATCGAGATGACGCTCGAACTGCTGGGCCTCGCCTGCCCGGCGATCACGGTCTCGGCCGCCTGCGCCAGCGGAAATCAGGCGCTGGGGCTGGCATGCCATTGGCTCGAAACGGGCTGGGCCGACGTCTGTTTGGCCGGGGCCTGCGACATGGGAGTTACGCCCTACTCCATGGCCAGTTTTGGCAACCTGCGCGCTTTGTCGCGGCGCAACGATGAACCGACCGCGGCTGCCCGGCCCTTCGATGCCGATCGTGACGGCATGGTGCTGGGAGAAGGCGGCGCCGTGTTCGTCCTCGAGCGGGCGGACGATGTCCGCACCGGCGGTCGCAAAGTCTACGCCGAATTGTCGGGCGTGGGAATGACCAGTGACGCCCATCACCTGGTCTCTCCCAATCCCGATCCGACGCAGGCCGTGGCGGCCATCCGCCAGGCTCTGAGCTACGCACGTGTCGACGCCGCGGACATCGATTACATCAATGCACATGCCACGGGCACGCCGGTGGGCGACGCCTGCGAGGCCCGGATGCTGCACGCCGTGCTCGGCCCGCACGTTGCCAAGACCGCGGTAAGCTCAACCAAAAGCGTCACGGGGCATTTGCTTGGCGCGGCCGCCGCCATCGAGGCATTGGCCTGCCTGACCGCCATCCGGCACGGCGCGCTTCCGCCCACGGTCAATCTCGACCGGCCCGATCCCGAATGCCAGTTGGATCACGTCGCCAACACCGCCCGCGAGCAAAAAGTGCGGGTGGCAGTGTCGAACTCGTTCGGCTTCGGCGGCCACAACACGGCGTTGGTGTTAAAAGCCGCTTGA
- a CDS encoding glycosyltransferase family 4 protein, with protein MRVAHIISRLILGGAQENTLLTCEGLLRDYGDDVLLITGPPLGPEGSLLDRARANGVPLAIVPSLRRAIQPWRDYVSYRELKRILREFQPDVVHTHSAKGGILGRAAAWKLGVPAIVHGVHGAPFYPYQNPLVREFYRECERWAARRCHAFVSVADAMTDLMVDAGVAPREKFTTIYSGMETGSFLHAGEHRRRARHELGYRDEHVVVGKIARLFHLKGHEDVITAAEKLVARWPAVRFLFVGDGILREQLQRRISDAGMSDYFQFTGLVPPERIPELIGAMDIVVHTSLREGLARVLPQGLIAGKPVVSYDIDGAREVVLPGKTGYLLPPRDVEALVKALDELIADAAQRERLGQEGRRRFADLFRHQHMTQQTRELYERLLQQEA; from the coding sequence ATGCGCGTCGCCCACATCATCAGCCGCCTGATCCTGGGCGGCGCTCAAGAAAATACGCTGCTCACCTGCGAGGGACTGCTGCGCGATTATGGCGACGACGTGCTGCTTATCACCGGCCCGCCGCTTGGCCCGGAAGGAAGTCTTTTGGACCGGGCACGCGCCAATGGCGTGCCGCTGGCCATCGTGCCTTCGTTGCGACGCGCGATTCAGCCCTGGCGCGATTACGTGAGTTACCGCGAGCTCAAACGCATCCTGCGAGAGTTCCAGCCGGACGTGGTCCACACGCACAGCGCCAAGGGCGGCATTCTCGGCCGGGCGGCGGCGTGGAAGCTTGGCGTGCCGGCGATCGTGCATGGCGTCCACGGCGCGCCGTTTTATCCGTATCAGAACCCGCTGGTCCGCGAGTTCTATCGCGAGTGCGAACGTTGGGCTGCCCGACGCTGCCATGCCTTCGTCAGCGTGGCCGACGCCATGACCGATCTGATGGTCGATGCCGGCGTCGCCCCGCGAGAGAAATTCACCACGATCTACAGCGGCATGGAGACCGGATCGTTTTTGCACGCCGGCGAACATCGCCGGCGCGCGCGGCACGAACTGGGTTACCGCGACGAGCATGTGGTCGTGGGCAAGATCGCCCGGCTGTTTCACCTCAAAGGCCATGAGGACGTCATCACGGCCGCCGAGAAGCTCGTGGCGCGCTGGCCGGCAGTGCGTTTCCTGTTTGTCGGCGACGGAATTCTGCGAGAACAGCTCCAGCGGCGCATCAGCGACGCCGGCATGAGCGACTACTTTCAGTTCACCGGTCTGGTGCCGCCGGAGCGCATCCCCGAACTGATCGGCGCGATGGACATCGTGGTTCACACCAGCTTGCGCGAGGGTCTGGCCCGCGTGTTGCCGCAGGGCCTGATCGCCGGCAAACCGGTGGTCAGCTACGACATCGACGGAGCGCGCGAAGTGGTGCTGCCGGGCAAGACCGGCTATCTCTTGCCGCCGCGAGACGTGGAGGCTCTGGTCAAAGCGCTCGACGAGCTGATTGCCGATGCGGCGCAGCGCGAGCGTTTGGGCCAGGAAGGTCGCCGCCGGTTTGCCGACCTCTTTCGGCACCAGCACATGACCCAGCAGACGCGGGAGCTGTATGAACGGCTGCTGCAACAGGAGGCGTGA
- a CDS encoding BrnT family toxin, protein MPLEFEWDSAKAKRNQQKHRVAFEEASTVFSDPLSVTIDDPLHSDDEERFIILGESDRWRLLVVVFTERGSNIRIISARVATRRERNDYEEGA, encoded by the coding sequence ATGCCGCTAGAATTTGAATGGGATAGCGCGAAAGCAAAACGTAATCAGCAAAAACACCGGGTTGCATTCGAGGAAGCCAGTACGGTCTTTTCGGATCCGCTTTCGGTGACAATTGACGACCCGCTCCACTCCGATGACGAAGAGCGGTTCATAATTTTAGGAGAGTCTGATCGGTGGCGACTTTTAGTCGTAGTTTTTACCGAACGAGGAAGCAACATTCGAATCATCAGCGCACGCGTCGCGACACGCCGCGAAAGGAATGACTATGAAGAAGGTGCCTAG